The Christiangramia flava JLT2011 genome has a segment encoding these proteins:
- a CDS encoding RteC domain-containing protein, producing MFEEVMTLFSNKLDLIVRSANSHLKKSEKGIQLCNNTISQLQHLVEQEDFENTGEEINFFKNIKPFPMSYLIYFTEIRTCELSIPKVGKTHKIRYLEKEVKKVNKFFARNNDFVHYMEQDYGYLDHQFFCRNYRNNFPFTPTINYYQYPEFTTSHDMLWAKIQALYRFIHYLRERLQELEPGNDYLYQEKRPTVLVWSGSKTALVELVYALYASQDINHGTADIKTLVAAFEDFFNIRLDNFYKTYSEIKARKKDRTKYLATLMLKLEERIYRDDQ from the coding sequence ATGTTCGAGGAGGTGATGACGTTGTTTTCGAATAAACTGGACCTGATTGTCAGGTCTGCAAACTCCCATTTGAAGAAGTCGGAGAAGGGGATACAACTGTGTAATAACACCATTTCGCAATTACAGCATTTAGTGGAACAGGAAGACTTTGAGAATACAGGCGAGGAAATTAACTTTTTTAAAAATATCAAACCTTTTCCGATGAGTTACCTAATTTACTTTACGGAAATCAGAACTTGTGAATTGAGTATCCCGAAGGTGGGCAAAACGCATAAAATTAGGTACCTGGAGAAAGAGGTTAAAAAGGTGAACAAGTTTTTTGCCCGCAACAACGATTTTGTGCACTATATGGAGCAGGATTATGGGTATCTTGATCACCAGTTTTTTTGCAGAAACTACCGGAATAATTTTCCATTTACTCCAACGATTAACTATTATCAGTATCCGGAGTTTACCACCTCCCATGATATGCTATGGGCGAAAATTCAGGCTTTATACAGGTTCATTCATTATTTACGAGAAAGATTACAGGAACTCGAACCAGGAAATGACTATCTGTATCAGGAAAAAAGACCGACTGTACTTGTATGGTCCGGTTCTAAAACAGCCCTGGTGGAACTGGTCTATGCATTATATGCTAGCCAGGATATTAATCATGGAACTGCAGACATCAAAACCCTGGTTGCTGCTTTTGAAGACTTTTTTAATATCCGATTGGATAATTTCTACAAGACCTATTCGGAAATTAAAGCCCGTAAAAAGGACAGAACAAAATACCTCGCTACTCTTATGCTGAAACTTGAGGAGAGAATCTATCGGGACGATCAATGA
- a CDS encoding aminotransferase class I/II-fold pyridoxal phosphate-dependent enzyme — translation MAKIRHNNILNTVIDVMTNAKDSGALHLYAEDENLDGRHIQINRRKLFHFGTTGYLGLEHDQRLKQGAIEAINAYGTQFPLSKSYISNPLYAELESLLTQIYNCPVVLTKNSTLGHLGVIPTVVNDGDGVILDHQVHWSVQSAVNPLKLRSVPVEMIRHNNLDMLEDKVRKLQSKCNKIWYMADGMYSMFGDYAPIQELMQLMDKYPQLHIYFDDVHGMSWKGANGSGYVMSVLKKLPDRVILFGTLSKTFGASGAVVVCNDKKIHQRIKNFGGPLTFSVQLEPASIGAAIASAKIHLSDEIYQLQEDLSNRIAYFSQCVRNTNLPLIVENDSPIFYIGAGMPDTGFNLVRRLIDAGYYVNTGIFPVVPVKNTGLRITICRNNEQEEMKGLVEAIVENFPKALADTHTTLDRVNFAFRRGMSKNLKVVGNKSNLSIECYLTIKKIPSDLWNKTVGDHGFYDWDGLREMEDIFCENDLPEHNYKFFYYLVKDVNGKCNLATFFTFGLWKEDMLAPDSVSKKIEKQRETNSYYHTSTCLCMGSMITEGEHLYLDRTNPNWQEAFDLLLLEIENIEKKLQPQYVILRDFKSDDETLKEYLHQKGFVQVAMPEAAVLSSLNFTTTEEYINSLSKSSRKHFRKDIEAFFNILDVSVKSTLKKDLLDECYQLYLEVKGNNIGLNTFTYPFRLFEHMSSCENWEFILVKLKTESSVIIGVMCCYRNSNNVYTPAIIGMDYNYSRKFNTYRQLLFQTVMRANQLGCKRIDFGLTAGFEKRKIGATVIEKCAYLQSRDNFALESLEWLRTD, via the coding sequence ATGGCAAAGATCAGACACAATAATATACTCAATACGGTTATCGATGTAATGACCAATGCTAAAGACTCTGGTGCGTTACATTTATACGCGGAAGATGAAAACCTGGACGGCAGGCACATTCAGATCAATAGGAGAAAATTGTTCCATTTTGGTACCACTGGTTACCTCGGACTGGAACATGATCAGCGGCTAAAACAGGGCGCAATAGAAGCCATTAACGCCTACGGTACACAATTCCCGCTTTCTAAATCATATATCTCGAATCCATTATACGCGGAGCTCGAATCACTACTAACACAAATATATAATTGTCCGGTGGTGCTAACAAAGAATAGTACACTCGGTCACTTAGGAGTCATACCAACTGTAGTCAATGATGGGGATGGAGTAATCCTTGATCATCAGGTGCACTGGAGCGTTCAAAGTGCAGTAAATCCATTAAAGCTGCGCTCCGTGCCGGTGGAAATGATCCGGCATAATAATCTGGACATGTTGGAAGATAAGGTACGTAAGTTACAATCAAAATGTAATAAGATTTGGTATATGGCAGATGGAATGTATTCCATGTTTGGGGATTATGCCCCAATACAAGAATTAATGCAGCTCATGGATAAATATCCACAGCTTCATATTTACTTTGATGATGTACACGGTATGAGCTGGAAGGGTGCTAACGGTAGCGGTTATGTAATGAGCGTATTGAAGAAGTTACCAGACAGAGTTATTCTATTTGGCACATTAAGTAAAACGTTTGGTGCGAGTGGTGCGGTCGTAGTTTGTAACGACAAAAAAATACATCAACGTATTAAGAATTTTGGTGGGCCATTGACATTTTCAGTTCAGTTGGAACCGGCATCTATCGGAGCCGCTATCGCATCAGCAAAAATTCATCTCAGTGATGAGATCTACCAATTGCAGGAAGACTTGTCTAATCGTATTGCATATTTCAGTCAGTGTGTCAGAAATACAAATTTGCCATTGATCGTTGAAAATGACTCTCCTATATTTTATATAGGTGCGGGCATGCCGGACACAGGATTTAACCTGGTGAGGAGGCTCATAGATGCAGGGTATTATGTGAATACCGGAATTTTCCCAGTGGTTCCGGTTAAAAACACCGGTCTTCGAATAACCATATGCCGAAATAACGAACAGGAAGAAATGAAAGGTCTCGTGGAGGCCATAGTTGAGAACTTTCCAAAAGCCTTGGCAGATACTCATACCACCCTCGACAGGGTAAACTTCGCATTTAGAAGAGGTATGTCAAAGAATTTAAAAGTGGTTGGTAACAAATCAAATCTTTCAATTGAATGCTATTTAACCATTAAAAAGATCCCCTCTGATTTATGGAACAAAACAGTGGGAGATCATGGATTCTATGATTGGGATGGTCTTCGGGAGATGGAGGATATTTTTTGTGAAAATGACTTGCCTGAACATAATTACAAGTTTTTCTATTACCTGGTTAAAGATGTGAATGGAAAATGCAATCTGGCAACATTTTTCACTTTTGGCCTATGGAAAGAAGACATGCTTGCACCGGACTCAGTTTCAAAAAAAATAGAAAAGCAACGGGAAACTAATTCCTATTACCATACCAGTACCTGTCTTTGTATGGGATCAATGATTACAGAGGGAGAACATTTGTACCTGGATCGAACCAATCCTAACTGGCAGGAAGCTTTTGATCTTCTTCTATTGGAAATTGAAAATATTGAAAAGAAATTGCAACCTCAGTATGTGATTTTGAGAGATTTTAAAAGTGATGATGAGACCCTGAAGGAATACCTCCACCAGAAAGGTTTTGTACAGGTGGCTATGCCCGAAGCTGCCGTTTTATCGAGTTTAAATTTTACCACCACAGAAGAATATATTAATTCGCTTAGCAAAAGTTCCAGAAAGCATTTTAGGAAGGATATTGAAGCCTTTTTTAATATACTGGACGTATCCGTTAAATCAACTTTGAAGAAAGACTTACTGGATGAATGTTACCAGCTCTATCTTGAAGTTAAAGGGAATAACATAGGGTTAAATACGTTTACTTACCCGTTCCGTTTGTTTGAGCATATGAGTTCCTGCGAAAACTGGGAGTTTATCTTAGTGAAGCTTAAAACCGAGAGTTCAGTAATTATTGGCGTGATGTGCTGTTATCGTAATAGCAATAATGTCTACACACCAGCAATTATCGGGATGGATTATAACTATTCCAGAAAATTTAATACATACCGACAGCTGCTTTTTCAAACCGTTATGCGAGCCAATCAACTAGGTTGTAAGCGGATTGATTTTGGCCTAACCGCCGGTTTTGAGAAACGAAAAATAGGTGCTACCGTTATAGAGAAATGTGCCTATCTGCAAAGCCGTGATAATTTTGCACTGGAAAGCCTGGAATGGCTTAGAACAGATTAA
- a CDS encoding helix-turn-helix domain-containing protein — MYNSYSQNRVQEILDFITEITLGKYTYTLPLRNQKNELEQIVVSLNTMVEEIDTVVHQINHDKSREVIQNLIFHLDSSFIIKAYSNNVEEVLGLTKKEMLHQSIEVLLGKETQLYEKIEEILQSRTTQNQSFPIELQHKNGYYWTGNAYIHYIQGNGNTSYILSVFKSVYQNEKLKKKSGSKDYGFKTYPSEYRSLLMQDQRKLARKIHKYITQRLDRKLQKLSVIATEVGASESKIKVIFKRVYGDTIYAYHLRKRLENAYSMIKDTSLPINEIAEECGFISFPHFSRSFKKEYGMTPTEARKSE; from the coding sequence ATGTATAATTCATACTCTCAAAACAGGGTGCAGGAAATTCTTGATTTTATAACAGAAATCACCTTGGGAAAATACACTTACACCCTGCCCTTACGAAACCAGAAAAACGAGTTGGAACAGATCGTCGTTTCGTTAAATACCATGGTGGAAGAAATAGATACGGTAGTTCACCAGATCAACCATGATAAGAGCAGGGAGGTTATTCAAAACCTTATTTTCCACCTGGACAGTAGTTTCATTATCAAAGCCTACTCTAATAACGTTGAAGAAGTATTGGGACTCACAAAAAAAGAAATGCTTCATCAATCCATTGAAGTGCTTCTGGGAAAAGAAACACAACTATATGAAAAGATAGAGGAGATACTCCAAAGTAGAACAACACAAAACCAATCTTTCCCTATTGAATTACAGCACAAGAATGGATACTACTGGACTGGAAATGCTTACATACATTATATTCAAGGCAATGGTAACACCTCCTATATTCTATCTGTTTTCAAATCGGTTTACCAGAATGAAAAGCTAAAAAAGAAATCGGGTAGTAAAGATTATGGATTCAAAACATATCCTAGCGAATACCGCAGTTTATTAATGCAGGATCAGCGCAAGCTGGCCAGAAAAATCCACAAGTATATTACGCAACGACTAGACCGAAAATTGCAGAAACTATCCGTGATTGCTACAGAGGTTGGTGCCAGTGAAAGTAAGATAAAAGTGATTTTCAAAAGGGTGTATGGTGATACAATTTACGCTTATCATTTGCGAAAAAGGCTAGAAAATGCTTATTCCATGATCAAGGATACCAGTCTACCAATCAATGAAATTGCAGAGGAATGTGGCTTTATAAGCTTTCCTCACTTCTCCAGATCCTTTAAAAAGGAATATGGTATGACACCCACCGAAGCGCGAAAATCCGAATGA
- a CDS encoding DUF6520 family protein, whose product MNFKKIILPMIAFIFSLGMLFAFSKPQSDPNNDYVQTPQGLVIIPEQNCSTGSTQCRVQFGEDGPIYKVYDDAALSMPKLGDGSIKQL is encoded by the coding sequence ATGAATTTCAAAAAAATCATATTACCGATGATTGCTTTCATTTTTTCATTGGGAATGCTATTTGCATTTTCAAAGCCACAAAGTGATCCAAACAATGATTATGTACAAACTCCGCAGGGGTTAGTTATCATTCCAGAGCAGAATTGCAGTACCGGAAGCACCCAATGTAGGGTTCAATTCGGAGAAGATGGTCCAATTTATAAAGTTTATGATGATGCAGCCCTTTCGATGCCTAAATTAGGCGATGGTAGTATAAAGCAACTTTAA
- a CDS encoding M16 family metallopeptidase, which translates to MKLYIKLILALFISSHILGQEKLLTESKVQLDESIRQGKLKNGMNYFIKNLPASNNKLAMRLYVKVGRYQQQQDEFEFIHFLEHMAFKKTNNFPDGIFQYLEENENLNLSKYAVNGHTGINHTEYVFDGNSDDFNSIKTGLMWFKDIVDGLALEAEEIETEKGVIIQETIMRSGDNFPKFYNDLKLQRIFYPCVTDGSNFLGKIRGIKTQAIRNFYTKWYQPKDMAIVLVGNIPDIERVEKKIRSVFSETENNSHQVQKNNCDSLFLKRPPQFKTFVKETDERLNSDSQINILYRSTKRSIKRSNLEAQWKMQFELFLMILNQRITENNRNYHNFFNALCNHTENANRFPDALEIKLSVEQGKERMALEDVFADIGQLIRYGVSEAYFEKAKNEFSKNLQDKDLSDSKFWLMGIQDYFIDDIPFNKNQIQIVQNWLADYDLHSFNRFIKELELGVPDDIAVMISTNDPVHKFQEDEIRTLIYESYKNPVGPYVVPKTPESLMSDQAKRNLQEKGILYMNSGRKNIQEFRLANNIRIILSSFKSTPGSLQNSIYIHGYKKLGASSLKPEDYFSAVSAPDLIKNGGIGDLDKFEFQRYAEGNSLVWQLIQPYISNLESGITISGSEKDFEKMLQTIFLLLTKPIKNEKVFNDWLKDESKKLNNAIANINDSYMRSSIERLTGNYTLRGDMVERLQGLDKVSYEKSYDIFSNILGNANGYTFIITGDFSSSNLIPLINKYLGNIPKIDNNQSSFENLNKSPKLPKGPVKVELPVQEAKTNNKQYAVKFISPGNKNNWKEHIRVKALGFVIYNELYKLRFEKDLSIYSVSSGGQFDFNTNQYIIGPNLDVIPEDYEKIKKEFFKIVEMLKTDLITEEALSQSLRILQSFTDEKLRAGNNLAKSQKIYDHYYYDLDWVDNRELVEFIKTIKPEDIKLSARKYLKDENLWEFVQKNNTGKLEN; encoded by the coding sequence ATGAAACTATATATCAAATTAATACTCGCACTTTTCATAAGTAGCCATATTCTCGGGCAAGAAAAATTACTGACAGAATCTAAGGTTCAGTTGGATGAAAGTATCCGTCAGGGAAAGTTGAAAAATGGAATGAATTATTTTATTAAGAATTTACCCGCTTCGAATAACAAATTAGCTATGAGGTTATACGTTAAAGTAGGCAGGTATCAACAACAACAAGATGAGTTCGAATTCATTCATTTTTTGGAACATATGGCTTTTAAGAAAACGAATAATTTTCCAGATGGGATATTTCAGTATCTCGAAGAAAATGAGAATTTAAATCTTAGTAAATATGCTGTCAATGGTCATACGGGTATTAATCATACGGAGTATGTTTTTGATGGCAATTCGGACGATTTTAATTCCATAAAGACCGGCCTTATGTGGTTTAAAGATATTGTCGATGGACTAGCTCTTGAAGCGGAAGAAATAGAAACTGAAAAAGGTGTCATTATACAGGAAACGATTATGAGGTCAGGTGATAATTTTCCCAAATTCTATAACGATCTCAAACTGCAAAGAATTTTCTACCCCTGCGTTACGGATGGCTCAAATTTTTTAGGAAAAATAAGAGGTATTAAAACTCAGGCTATACGAAATTTTTATACCAAGTGGTACCAGCCAAAAGATATGGCTATAGTCCTGGTAGGAAATATTCCAGATATTGAACGGGTCGAGAAAAAAATCAGATCTGTTTTTTCAGAAACTGAAAATAATTCTCATCAAGTTCAAAAGAATAACTGTGACTCACTCTTTTTGAAGCGACCACCTCAATTTAAAACCTTTGTAAAAGAAACCGATGAAAGGTTGAATTCAGATAGTCAAATTAACATTTTGTACAGGAGTACAAAAAGGAGTATTAAAAGAAGTAATCTCGAGGCACAATGGAAAATGCAATTTGAACTATTCTTAATGATATTAAATCAACGTATTACGGAGAATAATAGGAATTATCATAATTTTTTTAATGCTCTATGCAACCATACCGAGAATGCTAACAGATTCCCTGATGCCCTGGAAATAAAACTATCAGTTGAACAGGGAAAGGAAAGGATGGCCTTGGAGGATGTTTTTGCTGATATAGGTCAGCTTATTCGTTATGGGGTTTCGGAAGCGTATTTTGAAAAGGCTAAGAATGAATTTTCAAAAAACCTTCAAGACAAGGATTTGAGTGATTCAAAGTTTTGGTTAATGGGAATTCAGGATTATTTCATTGATGATATTCCATTTAATAAAAATCAAATTCAAATTGTTCAGAATTGGCTTGCTGATTATGATCTACATTCTTTTAATCGATTTATAAAAGAACTTGAACTAGGTGTCCCGGATGATATTGCAGTTATGATTTCTACTAATGATCCAGTGCATAAATTCCAAGAAGATGAAATTCGAACCTTGATATACGAGTCTTATAAAAATCCTGTAGGTCCGTATGTAGTCCCAAAAACTCCTGAGAGTTTGATGAGTGATCAGGCTAAAAGAAATTTGCAAGAGAAGGGAATACTATACATGAACTCTGGTCGAAAGAATATTCAGGAATTTAGATTGGCTAATAATATTAGGATAATCCTTAGTTCATTTAAGTCAACGCCGGGAAGTCTTCAAAATAGCATTTATATTCATGGGTATAAAAAGTTAGGAGCTTCTAGCCTTAAACCTGAAGATTATTTCTCAGCCGTATCTGCACCGGACCTTATTAAAAACGGAGGAATAGGTGATCTTGATAAGTTTGAATTTCAGCGATATGCAGAAGGAAACAGTTTAGTTTGGCAATTGATACAACCATATATCAGTAATTTAGAATCTGGAATTACAATTAGTGGGTCAGAAAAGGATTTTGAAAAAATGCTTCAGACAATTTTTTTATTACTTACCAAACCGATAAAAAATGAAAAAGTTTTTAATGACTGGTTAAAAGATGAAAGCAAAAAACTGAATAATGCGATCGCTAATATCAACGATTCCTATATGAGGTCGAGTATCGAAAGATTAACCGGGAATTATACTTTACGCGGGGATATGGTTGAAAGACTTCAAGGACTTGATAAAGTGAGCTATGAAAAATCCTACGATATTTTTTCAAATATTCTGGGAAATGCTAATGGATACACTTTTATTATTACAGGAGACTTTTCAAGTAGTAATTTGATACCACTGATAAATAAATATTTAGGAAATATCCCAAAAATAGATAACAATCAATCGTCATTTGAAAACCTAAATAAGTCTCCGAAGTTACCAAAGGGTCCGGTAAAAGTAGAATTACCAGTTCAAGAAGCCAAAACCAATAATAAACAATATGCAGTAAAATTTATATCTCCCGGGAATAAAAATAATTGGAAGGAACATATTAGGGTTAAAGCCCTCGGCTTTGTAATATATAATGAACTCTACAAATTACGGTTCGAGAAGGATCTATCCATCTACTCTGTAAGCTCAGGTGGTCAATTCGATTTTAATACGAATCAATACATTATTGGACCAAATTTGGATGTTATTCCTGAAGATTATGAAAAAATAAAAAAAGAGTTTTTTAAGATTGTTGAAATGCTGAAAACTGATTTAATTACGGAAGAAGCTTTAAGCCAAAGTTTACGAATTTTACAATCCTTCACAGATGAAAAATTAAGAGCTGGAAATAATTTAGCTAAAAGTCAAAAAATATATGATCACTATTATTATGATCTTGATTGGGTTGATAATAGAGAACTTGTTGAATTTATAAAAACTATTAAACCCGAAGATATCAAGTTAAGCGCTCGAAAATACCTGAAGGATGAGAATTTATGGGAATTTGTTCAAAAAAATAATACTGGCAAACTTGAAAATTAA
- a CDS encoding RagB/SusD family nutrient uptake outer membrane protein — MKNLYKKISIMILSGFLTISCEDYLEVDSPAYKIGRREVFDEDATAESAMKGIYNQLFTAAFSSGYENSVTVLAGLSSDNIQSLRENDLLLREFDQHSISPNNERNLALWSSTYQVIYMTNSLLQGLEDSQNLTPEIGDRLKGEALTVRAFTYFYLVNLYGPVPLILSTDYRDNSTASRNSVELVYDQVLSDLMVARDLLTDEYPNGDRTQINRNVANGLLARVHLFLGDWQEAEIYSTQVIESNSQYELSDDLNAVFLANSKEAIWQLTPEGRGGPIGYTNEGSIFIFLSFAPCFTKVSLTDDLVVTFSEADQRLQNWIGFNEQTEKYFPFKYKDRSSFNEIKEFSMVLRLAEQYLIRAQARNMLNNSLGALNDLNKIRERATVDLLSNEQSYSQEELSDLIFQERSKELFAEWGHRWLDLKREKRAESILGGVGNDWSAEDALYPIPAQERAKNVNLTQNPGY, encoded by the coding sequence ATGAAAAATCTATATAAAAAAATTAGCATAATGATTCTTTCAGGTTTCCTTACCATTTCCTGTGAGGATTATTTGGAAGTGGATTCCCCAGCGTATAAAATAGGGAGAAGGGAAGTTTTCGATGAAGACGCCACCGCTGAAAGTGCCATGAAAGGTATTTATAATCAACTTTTTACAGCAGCCTTTAGTAGTGGATATGAGAATAGCGTCACCGTATTAGCAGGATTGTCTTCTGATAACATTCAAAGTCTTCGGGAAAATGATCTGCTTCTAAGGGAATTTGATCAGCATTCGATTTCGCCGAATAATGAAAGAAATCTAGCCCTTTGGTCCAGTACCTACCAGGTGATTTATATGACAAATTCATTGCTGCAAGGCCTGGAAGATTCTCAAAACTTAACTCCTGAGATTGGTGACAGGCTTAAAGGAGAAGCCTTAACAGTTAGAGCCTTTACCTATTTTTATTTGGTAAATCTTTATGGACCTGTTCCATTAATCCTTTCGACGGATTATAGGGACAACTCGACGGCTTCCAGAAATTCGGTTGAATTAGTATATGATCAGGTACTATCTGATCTAATGGTTGCCCGGGACTTGCTTACTGACGAATATCCAAACGGAGATCGAACCCAAATCAACAGAAATGTTGCCAATGGATTATTGGCAAGAGTTCACTTATTTCTTGGAGATTGGCAGGAAGCAGAAATTTATAGCACACAAGTAATAGAAAGTAATTCTCAATATGAGTTATCGGATGACTTAAACGCTGTATTTCTAGCGAACAGTAAAGAAGCGATTTGGCAGCTAACTCCTGAGGGTAGAGGAGGGCCAATAGGCTATACTAACGAAGGCAGTATCTTTATATTTCTATCTTTTGCACCTTGTTTTACAAAAGTTTCACTGACAGATGACTTGGTAGTGACTTTTTCTGAAGCAGACCAACGTCTACAAAACTGGATTGGTTTTAATGAACAAACCGAAAAGTATTTTCCTTTTAAGTACAAGGATAGAAGCTCCTTTAATGAAATTAAAGAGTTTTCTATGGTTCTAAGACTGGCCGAACAATATTTAATTCGCGCTCAAGCCAGAAATATGCTTAATAATTCTTTGGGTGCTCTGAATGATTTAAATAAAATAAGGGAAAGAGCTACAGTTGATCTCCTTTCAAACGAGCAATCCTATTCTCAGGAGGAACTTAGCGATTTAATCTTTCAAGAACGCAGCAAAGAATTATTTGCCGAATGGGGACACCGATGGCTGGATTTAAAAAGAGAGAAAAGAGCAGAATCTATTTTGGGTGGTGTCGGTAATGATTGGAGTGCTGAGGATGCATTATACCCAATTCCGGCACAGGAGAGAGCTAAAAACGTGAACCTAACTCAAAATCCGGGATATTAA
- a CDS encoding TonB-dependent receptor domain-containing protein: MKRPKRSFSPASQANIENRSNHLFLERKSFIAEPQLDYHHTIGKANFNMLIGTTFQESRSGLTNLQGTGYASEGLIGNLNAAQNIISPADENTEYRYSAIFSRIGLNWDKRYFLNLTGRRDGSSRFGDGKRLANFGALGAAWIFSEESFIPNSSSFLTFGKLRASYGTTGSDQIGDYGYLDTYSPTLGPGGLFPNQLSNPDYSWEVNKKLEAAIELGFFDNRVNISASWYRNRSSNQLVGFSLPAITGNYRIHKCTGKFTGYCAKYGL; the protein is encoded by the coding sequence TTGAAGCGTCCGAAAAGATCATTCAGTCCGGCTAGTCAGGCTAATATTGAAAATCGTTCTAATCATTTATTCCTTGAAAGAAAATCATTTATCGCAGAACCACAATTAGATTACCATCATACTATCGGTAAGGCAAACTTTAATATGTTGATTGGTACGACCTTCCAGGAAAGTCGATCGGGGCTTACAAATTTACAAGGAACCGGTTATGCATCGGAGGGCCTAATCGGAAATTTAAATGCTGCACAGAATATAATATCACCTGCTGATGAAAATACGGAATATCGCTATAGCGCAATTTTCAGCCGGATCGGATTGAACTGGGATAAACGCTACTTTTTAAACCTTACCGGAAGACGTGATGGATCATCAAGATTTGGAGACGGAAAACGACTGGCCAATTTTGGCGCGTTAGGTGCAGCTTGGATTTTCTCAGAAGAAAGTTTTATTCCTAATTCATCTTCGTTTTTGACATTCGGAAAATTGAGAGCGAGTTATGGAACAACTGGAAGTGATCAAATAGGTGATTATGGATATTTAGATACATATTCTCCAACTTTGGGACCTGGAGGTTTATTTCCAAACCAATTGTCCAATCCTGATTATTCATGGGAGGTGAACAAAAAACTGGAAGCTGCGATAGAACTTGGATTTTTTGATAATCGAGTGAATATTTCAGCGAGTTGGTATCGCAACCGTTCTTCTAACCAACTGGTTGGTTTTTCTTTACCGGCAATTACCGGCAATTACCGGATTCACAAGTGTACAGGCAAATTTACCGGCTACTGTGCAAAATACGGGCTTTGA
- a CDS encoding helix-turn-helix domain-containing protein, which translates to MAKEISKEDFLKVFGNNLKETRLEKKLSYRQLAQRCDIDYSHISRIEKGEINIQLSTVLELAKGLELHPKELFHFQLD; encoded by the coding sequence ATGGCTAAAGAAATATCAAAAGAAGATTTTTTAAAAGTCTTTGGAAACAACTTAAAAGAAACTAGATTAGAAAAAAAACTTTCCTATCGCCAACTAGCCCAACGATGTGATATTGATTACAGTCACATTTCCCGAATAGAAAAAGGTGAAATAAATATTCAACTATCTACCGTTTTAGAACTTGCAAAAGGATTAGAACTTCATCCAAAGGAATTATTTCACTTTCAACTTGATTGA
- a CDS encoding HNH endonuclease — protein sequence MPNLSKYLWYFKKLKRGVSANLTKAPHKPIMLLAIINGIRKGHITNNKVFITPELLLNFRETWKQLVDTGHTENFALPFFHLRSEPFWDLIAKPGMEIGITRSGSIRSFKNLRETVAFAVIDAELFLLLQQSETCQVLEEQLLQYYFYDTRSNYWNDLNSAEESLLEYQIQNESGKEYRERLLSLKSQLDDSSYQEEIFIRGGLFKRSIPRIYDYKCSISGMRIMGPPNIQMIDACHIHPFSLSNDDTVSNGIALSPTLHRAFDRGLISITEDYKVKVSSLVNDKDSKFTLTQFDGKDLLLPSKKSWFPSVQSIKWHQENIFINE from the coding sequence TTGCCTAATTTAAGTAAATACTTGTGGTATTTTAAAAAATTAAAACGTGGAGTTAGTGCAAATCTTACTAAAGCTCCTCATAAACCGATAATGCTTCTCGCCATAATAAATGGCATTAGAAAAGGTCATATTACTAACAACAAAGTTTTCATAACACCCGAGTTGCTTTTAAATTTCCGCGAGACCTGGAAACAGCTTGTAGATACCGGCCATACTGAGAATTTTGCCCTTCCTTTTTTCCATTTGCGGTCAGAGCCGTTCTGGGATTTGATCGCAAAACCCGGTATGGAGATAGGGATTACACGGTCGGGAAGCATCCGCAGCTTTAAAAATTTACGGGAAACCGTTGCCTTTGCAGTTATTGATGCCGAGTTATTTCTTTTATTACAACAGTCAGAAACCTGCCAGGTTCTGGAAGAACAATTGCTACAGTACTATTTTTATGATACCCGGAGTAACTACTGGAATGATTTAAATTCAGCCGAAGAATCGTTGCTGGAGTACCAAATCCAAAATGAATCGGGAAAGGAATACAGGGAACGATTACTTTCACTAAAATCACAACTGGACGATAGCAGCTACCAAGAAGAAATTTTTATACGTGGTGGTCTGTTTAAGCGGAGTATTCCAAGAATTTACGATTATAAATGCAGTATCTCGGGTATGCGCATTATGGGGCCACCAAACATTCAGATGATTGATGCCTGCCATATTCATCCTTTCAGTCTTTCCAACGATGACACAGTAAGTAATGGTATCGCACTCTCTCCTACCCTTCACCGGGCTTTCGATCGTGGTCTAATTAGTATTACCGAAGATTATAAAGTAAAGGTTTCAAGCCTCGTTAATGACAAAGATTCCAAGTTCACTTTAACCCAGTTTGATGGGAAAGATTTATTATTGCCCAGTAAGAAATCTTGGTTTCCATCTGTTCAATCAATAAAATGGCACCAGGAGAACATTTTTATAAACGAATAG